In Psychrobacter sp. P11G3, a single genomic region encodes these proteins:
- a CDS encoding glutathione S-transferase family protein produces the protein MIRLHHLNQSRSLRTLWLLEELGVPYEVVSHQRDAKTHLAPDSLKAVHPLGKSPVIEMDGQIYAESGAITELLIERFAPERLRPATGSSDYGYYLQWIDFAESSLMLPLMLELFTNKAGINDNEFLNGYIETEKTRLFKYLDTSVEGKSFIVGDKLSGADFMLSFDLIILAKRQKLDAYPHIKQYAEKLASLDSYQRAMQLEAKYDESI, from the coding sequence ATGATTCGCTTACATCATCTCAATCAATCACGTTCATTACGTACGCTATGGCTCTTAGAAGAGCTAGGCGTTCCTTATGAAGTCGTTAGTCATCAGCGCGATGCCAAGACTCATTTAGCACCAGACTCTCTAAAGGCTGTACATCCACTCGGTAAGTCTCCGGTTATCGAAATGGATGGACAGATTTATGCTGAGTCAGGTGCTATCACTGAGTTATTGATTGAGCGGTTTGCGCCAGAGCGTCTGCGCCCTGCTACAGGAAGCTCAGACTATGGCTACTATTTACAGTGGATTGATTTTGCAGAAAGCTCGCTCATGTTGCCATTAATGCTTGAGTTATTTACTAACAAAGCAGGCATCAATGACAATGAGTTTTTAAACGGCTACATCGAGACAGAAAAAACCAGACTGTTTAAGTATCTGGATACCTCCGTTGAAGGTAAGTCGTTTATTGTAGGTGATAAGCTAAGCGGTGCCGACTTTATGCTGTCATTCGATTTGATTATTCTTGCTAAGCGTCAGAAACTTGATGCTTATCCGCATATCAAACAGTATGCTGAAAAGCTGGCCAGTCTTGATAGCTATCAGCGTGCAATGCAGCTAGAAGCAAAATATGATGAATCAATTTAG